One Methylomonas sp. LL1 DNA window includes the following coding sequences:
- the tolR gene encoding protein TolR — protein sequence MNVSGGGNRRSRKKRGPMAEINVVPYIDVTFVLLMIFMITAPLVQTGVDVDLPEAEAESVDLQDQTPVIVSIKQDGSLYVDIGNGDEDADTPVDVETVKTRVAAVFRNNPKAQLYVRGDHAVDYGSIVKVMVELKKTGAPKVGLMTAPPPEGK from the coding sequence ATGAATGTAAGCGGTGGCGGTAATCGCAGGTCGCGTAAAAAGCGCGGGCCGATGGCGGAAATCAATGTCGTGCCCTATATCGACGTTACTTTTGTGTTGTTGATGATTTTCATGATCACGGCGCCGCTGGTACAGACCGGTGTCGATGTCGATTTGCCCGAAGCCGAAGCGGAATCGGTCGATCTACAAGACCAGACCCCGGTGATAGTATCAATCAAGCAAGACGGCAGCTTGTATGTCGATATCGGCAATGGCGACGAAGACGCCGATACTCCGGTGGACGTCGAAACCGTCAAGACACGGGTCGCGGCGGTGTTCAGAAATAATCCGAAGGCGCAACTCTACGTCAGGGGCGATCACGCGGTCGATTACGGCAGTATCGTCAAGGTCATGGTCGAATTGAAGAAAACCGGAGCGCCCAAGGTAGGCTTGATGACCGCTCCGCCGCCCGAAGGTAAATAA
- the ybgC gene encoding tol-pal system-associated acyl-CoA thioesterase, with amino-acid sequence MKQFNWPVRVYYEDTDAGGVVFYANYLKFFERARTEMLRSFGFEQDRLIAEQNVLFVVRSVSIDYLKPARFNEQIDVSAKIIENKKASLTFEQSITRQQDLLCNGKIRIACLDAKSMKPKLIPIAILEQLT; translated from the coding sequence ATGAAACAATTTAATTGGCCGGTCAGGGTTTATTATGAAGACACCGATGCCGGTGGTGTAGTGTTTTACGCCAATTACCTTAAATTTTTTGAGCGTGCCAGAACCGAAATGTTGCGCAGTTTCGGTTTCGAGCAAGATCGGCTGATTGCCGAACAGAATGTATTGTTTGTGGTGCGTTCGGTCAGCATCGATTATTTAAAACCGGCCCGTTTCAACGAACAGATTGACGTTAGCGCCAAAATCATTGAAAACAAAAAAGCCAGCCTCACATTTGAACAATCCATCACCCGCCAACAAGATCTGTTATGTAACGGAAAAATACGCATAGCCTGCCTCGATGCGAAAAGCATGAAACCCAAACTTATTCCTATTGCCATTTTGGAGCAATTAACTTAA
- the tolQ gene encoding protein TolQ, with the protein MNTDLSILHLVKEASIVVQFVMFILLSASVASWTFIFSKRKELSQAIAITDDFEQEFWSGVGLAELYKKMSGDRFDPEGIEKIFLAGYREFARMRQKGDVEPVVQVESAQRAMRIELMRELDRLDETLPFLATVGSTSPYIGLFGTVWGIMNSFRALGEIKNATLANVAPGISEALIATAIGLFAAIPAVIAYNRFSTRLDRLAGRYELFIDEFVVLLQRQAHSK; encoded by the coding sequence ATGAATACCGATTTATCCATACTGCATCTGGTTAAAGAAGCCAGTATTGTCGTTCAGTTTGTCATGTTTATCCTGTTGTCGGCCTCGGTCGCGTCCTGGACCTTTATCTTCAGCAAACGCAAGGAGTTGAGCCAGGCCATCGCCATCACCGATGATTTCGAACAGGAATTCTGGTCTGGGGTTGGTTTGGCGGAATTGTATAAAAAAATGTCAGGCGACCGCTTCGATCCGGAAGGTATTGAAAAAATCTTCCTGGCCGGTTATCGAGAGTTTGCCCGGATGCGGCAAAAAGGCGATGTCGAACCGGTGGTGCAAGTCGAAAGCGCGCAACGGGCCATGCGTATCGAATTGATGCGTGAACTGGATCGGTTGGACGAGACTTTGCCGTTTCTGGCCACTGTCGGTTCCACCAGTCCTTACATCGGTCTGTTCGGTACGGTCTGGGGCATCATGAATTCGTTCCGCGCCCTCGGCGAAATTAAAAATGCCACGCTGGCCAATGTTGCGCCCGGTATTTCCGAAGCCTTGATCGCCACCGCGATCGGCTTATTCGCCGCGATTCCGGCGGTTATTGCCTACAACCGTTTTTCGACGCGCCTGGACAGGTTGGCCGGACGTTATGAATTATTTATCGACGAATTCGTCGTGTTGTTACAAAGACAGGCGCACAGCAAATGA
- the tolB gene encoding Tol-Pal system beta propeller repeat protein TolB has translation MNRMILVARVFFIGLMASWIGVAQADGLTIEITKGSQAAVPIAIVPFEQQGSVGNVKLSDVVNSDLAGSGFFKTLSEDDMLTKPSEPDKVNFRDWQALGQDYMVIGQVVGNGGSFNIQFHLFNVHNGQLLMGYKLTVGGNELRRAAHHISDLIYEKLTGRKGAFNTRIAYVTSASRGQGKQFMLQVADADGYNPRTIAESPEPIMAPAWSPDGSKIAYVSFHTKRSEIFVQTLATGQRESVASYPGINGAPAFSPDGSRLAVTLSKDGSPDVYILNLANKGLTRLTSSLSIDTEPTWSPDGSTIVFTSDQGGKPQLYTVPSSGGRATRLTFQGDYNARGRFSADGRSLAMVSGNGGSYRIAVMDMASRTVNVLSDGNLDESPSFAPNGSMILFSANKGGRSVLSVVSTDGAMQQKLDFQSGGVREPAWAP, from the coding sequence ATCAATAGAATGATTTTAGTAGCAAGAGTTTTCTTCATTGGCCTAATGGCTTCATGGATAGGCGTGGCGCAAGCCGATGGTTTAACCATTGAAATCACCAAGGGCTCGCAAGCGGCAGTGCCAATTGCCATCGTGCCGTTTGAGCAGCAAGGTTCCGTGGGCAATGTCAAACTTTCCGATGTGGTTAATTCGGATTTGGCCGGCAGTGGTTTTTTCAAGACACTGTCCGAAGACGATATGCTGACCAAGCCCAGCGAGCCGGATAAGGTCAATTTCCGTGACTGGCAGGCCTTGGGCCAGGATTATATGGTGATTGGGCAGGTAGTTGGTAACGGCGGCAGTTTCAATATCCAGTTCCATTTGTTCAATGTGCATAACGGCCAATTGTTGATGGGATATAAATTGACGGTGGGCGGTAACGAACTGCGCCGCGCCGCGCACCATATCAGCGATTTGATCTATGAAAAACTCACCGGCCGCAAGGGTGCGTTCAATACCCGCATTGCTTATGTGACCAGTGCGTCCAGAGGTCAAGGCAAACAATTCATGTTGCAAGTGGCGGATGCGGATGGTTATAACCCCAGAACCATAGCCGAATCGCCGGAACCCATCATGGCGCCGGCTTGGTCGCCGGACGGTTCGAAAATCGCCTATGTATCATTCCATACCAAGCGTTCGGAAATCTTCGTGCAAACACTGGCGACCGGACAGCGCGAAAGCGTTGCCTCCTATCCGGGCATCAACGGCGCGCCGGCCTTTTCGCCGGACGGTAGCCGGTTGGCGGTTACCTTGTCCAAGGACGGTAGTCCCGATGTCTATATCCTGAATCTGGCGAACAAGGGCTTAACCCGGTTGACTTCAAGCTTGTCTATCGATACCGAACCGACATGGTCGCCCGACGGCAGTACCATCGTGTTTACCTCGGATCAAGGCGGCAAGCCGCAGTTGTACACGGTTCCCAGTTCGGGCGGTAGAGCGACGCGATTGACTTTTCAGGGTGATTACAATGCCAGGGGCCGGTTCTCCGCCGATGGTAGAAGCTTGGCAATGGTTAGCGGCAACGGCGGCAGTTACCGGATAGCGGTAATGGACATGGCCTCTCGCACGGTCAATGTGTTGAGCGACGGTAATCTCGACGAGTCGCCCAGCTTCGCGCCGAATGGCAGCATGATACT
- the tolA gene encoding cell envelope integrity protein TolA produces the protein MKSFKPSFVLAVALHVLIVLLFSFSFLTETDNTARTSPPSEIIEATMIDGSEIDAEAERLKQAEANKQAAEQQHREQLENARKSEEQLLQQAQKQRVLEEQKALELAEKRRQEALAEQKKQEQLEAKRQEQERKLEEAKLKQALEEKKAKEAAEKQKEIEKQVSVEQEKQAAAEREAKIKEQKALEQQKQQERKAAEAKAKAEKDKQLAVEKARAEQEQKAAELKAKAEAEKQADLAAEKAEKARQVAEADAKAKAEKEKQVAEEKSSKERQAKQAAERAEKERQANEASARAKAEKDKQEAAAKARAEQERQAAEARVKAEKEKQLATEKAEKERQAKLAAEKAEKERQAAEAAAKAKAEVDAKAKAEAAAKARAEQERQAAIAAAEKAEKERQAAEAAAAAKAEQERQAAAAAKAESDKQASQEAKQAIARKVEGAWTRPMNATAGLKCTIQVKLLASGEVMDAVVVSSSGDAVFDRSAENAVRKASPLPVPQDRALFNQEFRVFSFVFKPE, from the coding sequence ATGAAAAGTTTCAAACCCTCGTTTGTATTGGCGGTGGCGCTGCATGTCCTGATCGTGCTGTTATTCAGCTTCAGCTTTCTGACCGAAACCGATAATACCGCCCGGACCTCGCCGCCGTCCGAGATTATCGAAGCTACGATGATCGATGGCTCGGAAATCGACGCCGAAGCTGAACGCCTGAAACAGGCCGAAGCCAACAAGCAAGCGGCGGAGCAGCAGCATCGGGAACAGTTGGAAAACGCCAGGAAATCCGAAGAGCAATTGTTACAGCAAGCCCAAAAACAGCGGGTGTTGGAAGAGCAAAAGGCCTTGGAGCTTGCCGAAAAGCGCAGGCAGGAAGCGCTCGCGGAGCAGAAAAAGCAGGAGCAATTGGAGGCCAAGCGCCAGGAGCAGGAACGAAAGCTGGAAGAGGCCAAGCTGAAGCAGGCGCTCGAGGAAAAAAAGGCCAAGGAAGCGGCTGAAAAACAGAAAGAAATCGAAAAACAGGTGTCGGTGGAACAGGAAAAACAGGCGGCCGCCGAACGGGAAGCTAAAATCAAGGAACAAAAAGCTCTCGAGCAACAAAAGCAGCAGGAGCGGAAAGCCGCCGAAGCCAAGGCTAAAGCGGAAAAAGATAAACAGCTAGCCGTGGAAAAAGCCAGGGCCGAGCAGGAACAGAAAGCCGCGGAGTTAAAGGCAAAAGCCGAAGCGGAAAAGCAGGCGGATTTGGCGGCTGAAAAAGCCGAGAAAGCCCGTCAAGTGGCCGAAGCCGATGCAAAGGCCAAGGCGGAAAAAGAAAAACAAGTAGCCGAAGAAAAGTCGAGCAAGGAGCGCCAGGCCAAGCAAGCGGCTGAAAGGGCTGAAAAAGAGCGTCAGGCTAACGAAGCGTCCGCTAGGGCTAAGGCTGAAAAGGATAAACAGGAAGCCGCCGCTAAAGCCAGGGCCGAGCAGGAAAGGCAGGCAGCCGAGGCAAGGGTCAAGGCGGAGAAGGAAAAGCAATTAGCCACGGAAAAAGCCGAGAAGGAACGCCAAGCTAAACTGGCGGCCGAGAAGGCTGAAAAAGAACGTCAAGCCGCCGAAGCGGCCGCCAAGGCCAAGGCGGAAGTCGATGCAAAAGCCAAGGCGGAGGCTGCCGCCAAAGCCAGGGCGGAACAGGAAAGACAAGCGGCCATTGCCGCGGCTGAAAAGGCTGAAAAAGAACGCCAGGCTGCCGAAGCCGCCGCAGCAGCCAAGGCCGAACAGGAAAGACAGGCAGCTGCGGCGGCTAAGGCTGAATCCGACAAGCAAGCCAGTCAGGAGGCCAAACAGGCTATTGCTCGCAAGGTGGAAGGTGCCTGGACTAGGCCGATGAACGCAACGGCGGGCTTGAAATGCACAATTCAGGTAAAATTACTGGCCAGTGGCGAAGTGATGGATGCGGTGGTGGTGAGCAGTAGCGGTGATGCGGTTTTCGACCGTTCGGCCGAAAATGCGGTGAGAAAAGCCTCGCCGTTGCCAGTTCCGCAAGATAGGGCGCTGTTCAATCAGGAATTTAGAGTCTTTTCGTTTGTGTTTAAACCGGAATAA